The Acidimicrobiales bacterium genomic interval GCTGCCGATGTGCTTTCAGTTCGTATGGATTCTGGAAGGGCCGAGGCCGATCAGCTGATCGACTCGAGCATCTCCTGGAAGCGGCCGGCGTGGCTCTTTTCGGCCTTGGCGAGGGTCTCGAACCAGTCGGCGATCTCGTCGAAGCCCTCTTCGCGAGCGGCCTTGGCCATGCCCGGGTACATCTCGGTGTACTCGTGGGTCTCGCCGGCTACGGCCGACTTGAGGTTGGCGACGGTGTCGCCCATCGGCTCGTCGGTGGCGGGGTC includes:
- a CDS encoding rubrerythrin family protein, translated to MSLQGTKTHQNLKDAFAGESQANRRYLYFAKIADVEGYPEVAGNFRETAEGETGHAHGHLDYLKSVGDPATDEPMGDTVANLKSAVAGETHEYTEMYPGMAKAAREEGFDEIADWFETLAKAEKSHAGRFQEMLESIS